The sequence CCGGGAACTGGCAGGCGCGCTGGAACTGGCCTCCGTCGATGCCCTGTCTCCCTGGGTGCATCGGCTGCTGGATTGGGGCCTGGTCAGAAGCAGCGGACGGACCCAGGCCACCCGCTACTTTGTCGATCCCGATCTGCTCCGGCGGCTGGAGTTCACGGCACCGACCTCACTGAAAAGGATCGAGCCGCACCGTCTAGCGGCACTGATCCTCGAGGATGTAGGGCGCTACCCTGATTCCCGCATCGGTGCCATCCATGCACGGATTGGACCTGAAATCCCTAAAGCTCAGCTCAAGCGCGCTCTGGCCTCTTTGGTCAAGGAAGGCCGCTTGGCCATGACCGGTTCCCGTAGGGGCTCCGCCTATCAAGTGCCCACTTAGTTTTGGCTCACTTGGGGCCCTATCTGCCCAAGATGAGCCAAAAAAACGAGCCAAAAGGTGCCTGCTGAATTGGAAGTAAGCTGAAATCGTTTCCTTTTTATTTGGCTCATGATCGCCATATTGACTGAACTCTATTGGCTCAAACGCTCCATATCCGCCAAGGGCGGTCAATAGGAGGGACGATAGCTTTTCTTAACCATCTGAATCTGAGCAGTTTTTCTATTGACCTTGTGGGGCTGTGTCTTTTCGGTCCGGGCTATAGACGAGCCAAAGTGGAGGTGGGATGCCGCGCAAAGACTACTCTGAAGATATTCTGATTCAACAGCCGACCGTGGAATTGCTGGAAGAGGAACTGAAGTGGGACTCCGTTTTTGCCTATGACAGTGAGGACTTCGGCCCCGAAAGCCTGTTGGGAAGGTCGTCCGACCGAGAGGTGATCCTCCGCCGGGATGTCGCATCCGCCCTCCGCCGCCTGAATCCGGGGCTCCCTGTCGAAGCCTATGAAGAGGCACTGGCCCAGGTCGCCAGTTATGATTTGACCAAGACGCTGGTCCAGATGAACGAGGACAAGTACCGGCTGCTGCGCGACGGTGTGCCGGTGAAGTATCGGGACGCGCAGGGGCGGATAGCGGAACAGCGGCTGAAACTGGTGGATTTCGATGACCCGGCCAATTCGGAGAGGAACCGGTTTCTGGCGGTCCGTGAGTTATGGGTGCGAGGGAATACCTACCGCCGCCGGCCCGATGTGATCGGCTTCGTCAACGGCCTGCCCCTGGTCTTCATCGAGCTGAAGCGCTACGACCAGCATGTGGACAAGGCCTTCAAGAAGAACTACAGCGACTACCTGGACACGATTCCCCAAATGTTCCACTGGAATGCCCTGATCGTCCTGTCCAATGGGGTCGATGCCAAGGTCGGCTCCCTGACCTCGATCGTGGAACATTTCTCTCGTTGGAAGCGGTTGCAGGAAGAATATCCGGAACCGAAAAAGGACCGGCCGCTGCTCCCCATCCTGCTGCGCGGCTTGCTGAACAAGGAAACCCTGCTCGATGTGGTGGAGAATTTCATCCTCTATGACCGGACCGAGGGGGAGGTCCAGAAGATCGTGGCGCGGAATCACCAATACCTGGGCGCCAACCGGGTGATCGACAAGCTGTTGTCGGATAAACCCAAAGATCAAAGCGAAGTGGCGGCAGGCAAGCTGGGCGTCTTCTTGCACACCCAGGGATCGGGCAAGTCCTATTCCATGATCTTCCTGACCGAGAAGATCCACCGGAAGATTTCGGCAAAATACACCTTTGTGCTGATGACCGACCGGAACGAACTGGACGGTCAGCTTTTCGGCACCTTCACCGGTTGCGGCGCGGCCACCAACAAGAAGGCCAAGGCCCGGAACGGCAAGGGTCTGGAAAAGCTCCTGACGGATAACCACCGGTATGTGTTCAGCCTGATCCACAAATTCCACCGCCTGGTCGATGAAGCCTACAGCCCCCGGGAAGACATCATCGTCATTTCCGACGAAGCCCACCGGACCCAGTACGGCAGGCTTGCGATCAACATGCGCAAGGCCTTGCCCAACGCGAAATTCCTCGGCTTTACCGGCACCCCCCTGATCGACAGCCAGGAAAAGCAGATGACCCGCGCGGTGTTCGGCGACTACATCTCCATCTACGATTTCCAACGGGCCGTGGCCGATGGCGCGACGTTGCCGCTCTTCTATGAGAACCGGGGGGATAAACTGAAGATTGTTGATGAGGAGATCAACAAGCGGATCGCAGCGCGGATCGAGGCGGCCAGGGCGGCGGGTGATCTGGATCCGGCCCAGGAAGAGAAGCTGTACCGTGAGTTGGCCCGCGACTACCCCATCCTGACCTCCCCGACACGACTCGGCAAGGTGGCCGCGGACTTTGTCGGGCATTACCATCAACGCTGGCAGACCGGCAAGGCGATGCTCGTGTGTATCGACAAGATCACCTGCGTCAGGATGTATGACGAGATCACCGTAAAGTGGCGGGAAACCTGGGAAGCGCTGGAGGCAGAGGTGGCGGCCGAGGAGAAGCGTTTTGCCGATGCGGGGAAGAACCCGGACAAGTTCCTGCAAAAGCGCCGCGCCCAAGTGGAATGGATGAAGGAGACGGAGTTCTGTGTGGTGGTTTCCCAGGAGCAGGGCGAAGTCGAAGAATTCAGGAAATGGAAGCTGGATATCCTCCCCCACCGGGAAAAGATGGTGCATCGCGACCTGGATCTGGAGTTCAAGAAGTCGGAGCACCCCTTCCGAGTGGTGATCGTCTGCGCCATGTGGCTCACGGGCTTTGATGTGAAGTGCCTTTCCACGCTTTATTTGGACAAGCCCATGAAAGGGCACACATTGATGCAGGCCATTGCCCGGGTGAACCGTGTCGGCGGCGGCAAGAAGAACGGCCTGATCATCGACTACAACGGCATGCTCAAGAGCCTCCGTCAGGCCCTGGCCACCTTTGCCCAATATGAGCGGAAGGGAGATGGCAAGGAGGTCCTCCGGGACTATGCAGAAGCCCTGGTCGAGTATGGTCAGGCTGTTCGTGCAGCCCAGGATTTTCTGACTGGTTGCGGTTTCAATCTCGATGAGCTGATCGCCGCCAAAGGCTTCAACAAGCAGGCACTGATCCTGCGCGGGGTCAATATGGTCTGCGAGACCGATGAACGGCGAAAGACCTTCGAGGTTATGGCCGAAGACATCGCCGCCCGGCTGCTGGGGCTTTTTCCCAATGCCGGGTTATACGAGTACGATAATCAGGAAAACGCCATCTCGGCCCTCTATAATCGGCTGCAGGAAAGCAAGGAGTCGCCTGATGTCTCAGAGATGCTGCAGGCCCTCTACGAGGTGGTCGATACGGCAGTGGCTACCGAACATTTGGGGGTCAGCGAACGCCGGCGCTACAATCTGACCAAGGTCGATATCCGGCGGCTACAGGCGGAGTTCGAACGCCAGTGCCCCAATATCAAGATGCTCAATCTGCGCGAGAAGATCGAGAAACGTTTGGCGAAGATGATAGCCCTCAATCCGACCCGTGTGGATCTGTATGAACGCTATCAGGAGATCGTCGCAGAGTACAACAAGTACAAGGATGCCGCGGAGGTGCAGCGGGTCTTCGATGACCTGTTTAAATTCAATGACGAACTCGACGAGGAGCAGCGCCGCTATCTGCGCGAAGGGCTCGACAACGAGGATCAGTTGGCTGTTTTCGATTTGCTGCAGAAGGACAGCTTGAAACGGAAGGAGCGCGAACGGATCAAGGCGGTGGCCAAGGAGCTGCTGGAGAAGCTCTTGGCGGACAAGCTCCGCATCGACCATTGGAAGGCAAAGGCCACCGCCCAGGCTCAGGTCAAGGCGGAGATCATCAAGCATCTCTACATCAACTTGCCCGGAGAGGACTATACGGAGCAGGAGATTGCGGACAAGGCGGATATAGTTTTCGCCCATCTTTATCATCCGGGGATCGGCGCGGGTGGATGCCCTATGTATT comes from Syntrophobacterales bacterium and encodes:
- a CDS encoding type I restriction endonuclease subunit R, producing the protein MPRKDYSEDILIQQPTVELLEEELKWDSVFAYDSEDFGPESLLGRSSDREVILRRDVASALRRLNPGLPVEAYEEALAQVASYDLTKTLVQMNEDKYRLLRDGVPVKYRDAQGRIAEQRLKLVDFDDPANSERNRFLAVRELWVRGNTYRRRPDVIGFVNGLPLVFIELKRYDQHVDKAFKKNYSDYLDTIPQMFHWNALIVLSNGVDAKVGSLTSIVEHFSRWKRLQEEYPEPKKDRPLLPILLRGLLNKETLLDVVENFILYDRTEGEVQKIVARNHQYLGANRVIDKLLSDKPKDQSEVAAGKLGVFLHTQGSGKSYSMIFLTEKIHRKISAKYTFVLMTDRNELDGQLFGTFTGCGAATNKKAKARNGKGLEKLLTDNHRYVFSLIHKFHRLVDEAYSPREDIIVISDEAHRTQYGRLAINMRKALPNAKFLGFTGTPLIDSQEKQMTRAVFGDYISIYDFQRAVADGATLPLFYENRGDKLKIVDEEINKRIAARIEAARAAGDLDPAQEEKLYRELARDYPILTSPTRLGKVAADFVGHYHQRWQTGKAMLVCIDKITCVRMYDEITVKWRETWEALEAEVAAEEKRFADAGKNPDKFLQKRRAQVEWMKETEFCVVVSQEQGEVEEFRKWKLDILPHREKMVHRDLDLEFKKSEHPFRVVIVCAMWLTGFDVKCLSTLYLDKPMKGHTLMQAIARVNRVGGGKKNGLIIDYNGMLKSLRQALATFAQYERKGDGKEVLRDYAEALVEYGQAVRAAQDFLTGCGFNLDELIAAKGFNKQALILRGVNMVCETDERRKTFEVMAEDIAARLLGLFPNAGLYEYDNQENAISALYNRLQESKESPDVSEMLQALYEVVDTAVATEHLGVSERRRYNLTKVDIRRLQAEFERQCPNIKMLNLREKIEKRLAKMIALNPTRVDLYERYQEIVAEYNKYKDAAEVQRVFDDLFKFNDELDEEQRRYLREGLDNEDQLAVFDLLQKDSLKRKERERIKAVAKELLEKLLADKLRIDHWKAKATAQAQVKAEIIKHLYINLPGEDYTEQEIADKADIVFAHLYHPGIGAGGCPMYY